The nucleotide window CCTTAAGCGGCTCGTAGCCGTATCCCAAGAGATTCACTGAAATACCACTCAGGAGATCAAGGTAGGCGTTTCCTTCGGCATCGAAGAGATACACACCCTTCCCACCCACGAACACTGCAGGCATTCTCTGATACGTCCCAAGGAAGTACTGTGCCTCCTTTTCAATAACCATTTCAGAGAAGGATCCTTGTGCCACGGATTCGCCCTCCCTCGCAGAGTACCGGAAGGTGGCTGACCTCGCTTCCTTCACTTATGAACACCTCGCGCACCTTGCCACGGAGAATCTGGAAAAGAATCTGGAGCTTTGGCACCATTCCTCCCTGAATTTTACCCTCTGCAACAAGGCGCTCCATTTCCTCCAGGGTGAGCGTTTCGCAGACCGAGTCCCGGTTACTCGGGTCCTTGAGAACTCCAGGGACGTCGGAGAAAAGAACAAGGTAGTCAGCCTGAAGGGCGCAGGCAACGTGAGCTGCAACCCAGTCAGCATTCACATTAAGGGCGTGCCACTCGGCATCTCCGCAGACTGGAGAAACCACGGGAACAAATCCCTGTTCCCATAGCGCAAAAATGATTCGTGCATTCACCTCTTCTACTTCTCCGACCTGCCCGAGATC belongs to Candidatus Caldatribacterium sp. and includes:
- the argB gene encoding acetylglutamate kinase, which gives rise to MRFVVKVSGKLLSQDATALPQAVRELTQRGARVVVVHGGGPQLTEMLQKLGKVPQFVDGLRVTPKEEMEVIEMVLSGLLNKMLVGTFLRHGVPACGISGRDAFFLRGKRHVVRKNGQEIDLGQVGEVEEVNARIIFALWEQGFVPVVSPVCGDAEWHALNVNADWVAAHVACALQADYLVLFSDVPGVLKDPSNRDSVCETLTLEEMERLVAEGKIQGGMVPKLQILFQILRGKVREVFISEGSEVSHLPVLCEGGRIRGTRILL